The genomic interval CGCGAACGCGTCGGTGACGTACGTCTCGGAGCGACGGGAGGTGGCCGGCGACGGGACGGTCCAGACGGTCGAGGCGCAGACGGTTCGGCGGTCGCCGGACCCGCCCCGGTACTACGAGCGCGAGCGGTCGGTGCGGAACGGCGAGACGTACCGCGAGGCGCGCTGGATGAACGCCACGGGCACCTACGTCCGACACGTCGACGGGAACCGAACGGACTACCAGTGGTTCGAGAACGGACTGGCCAGCGAGGGGGCGGCCCCCCGGTCCGTCCCGACGCCCAGACTGTCGGGGTCGCTCGAACTGCGTCAGACCGATATCACGCGACTCGACGACGGACGGTACCGACTCGTCGTCGAGGACTACGGAGCCACCGTGCGGTACGGCGACGTCGACGGGACGGTTCGAGACCGGTCGCTCGTCGTCGTCTTCGACGAGCGAGGGTTCGTCTCCCGGTACACGCAACGGTACACCGTCGAGTACAGCGACGGGACGACCACGACGACCGTCGACGAGTCGCGCTACTCCGACCTCGGTGAGACCAGCGTCGACCGACCCGACTGGCTCCCGACGGCGGTGAACGAGACGCGAGAGACCGACGGCGACGACCTGGAGACAGAGCACACGACGACCGTCGTCGAGTAGTCGAGACCGCGGTCGTGGGGTCGCCAGCGTCGTCACTCGTCGGGAGAAAAACGGAGAATCGGTCGTCGAGTAGTCGGCGAGCGGTGCAGCGGTCGGGGAGGTGAGTGGATGCCTGAGCCGAATCTACATCGCTCCGCCCATGCCACCCATGCCGCCCATACCGCCCATGCCGCCCATGCCGCCGGGGGCACCGCCTTCGTCGCCGTCGCCCTCGGTCGACAGGTCGCCAGCGGCGATGATGTCGTCGATTTTGAGGACGAGGTTCGCGGCCTCGGTGGCACTGGAGAGTGCCTGCTCCTTGGCGTGGGCCGGCTCGACGACGCCGGCCTCGAACGTGTCCTCGACGTCGCCGCTGAAGACGTTCAGGCCCGCGGTGACCCGGCCGTCCTCGTGGGCGGCGCGGAGGTCGACGAGCGTGTCGATGGAGTCGAGGCCCGCGTTCTCGGCGAGGATGCGGGGGATGAGCTCCAGCGAGTCGGCGAACGCCTCGATGGCGAGCTGTTCGCGCCCCTCGACGGAGTCGGCGTAGTCGCGCAGGCGACGCGCCAGTTCGACCTCGATGGCACCGCCACCGGCGAGGACGCGGCCGTCCGAGACCGTCTGGGCGACGACGTCGAGCGCGTCGGTGATGCCGCGTTCGAGTTCGTCGACCACGTGGTCGGTCGAGCCGCGCAGGAGCAGCGTGACGCCGTGGGCCTCGTCGTCGGAGCCCTCGACGTAGAACAGTTCGTCGGCGTCGTCACGCGTGACCGACCCCTGACCGAGGTCTGCCTCGGTCGCGCTGTCGAGGTCGGAGACGATGCGCGCGCCGAGCACCTCCTTCAGGAACTTGATGTCGGACTTCTTCACGCGACGGACGGCGAGGATACCCTCCTTCGCGAGGTAGTGCTGGGCGAGGTCGTCGATGCCCTTCTGACAGAAGACGACGTTCGCGCCCGTGTCGACGATCTGCTGGACCTTCTCCTTGAGCTGCTCCTCCTCCTGGTCGAGGAACGACTGGAGCTGGTCCGGGCTGTCGAGGCTGAGGGAGGCGTCGGCGTCGGTCTCCTCGATCTCGATCGGCTCGTTGACGAGCAGCGCCTTCGCGTCCTCCACCGAGGAGGGCATGTCGGGGTGCGTCGGGTCCTTGTCGATGACCGCACCTTCGAGCAGTTCGGACTCGCCGGCCGAGCGGCCGGTCTGGGTCTCGATGTTGACGAAGTCGAGGTCGACGACGTTCTCGCCCTCTGGGCCTTCGACGGTGACCGCGCGCACGGCGTCGACGATGAGCCGGCCGAGCACCTCCTTGTTGAGCTCCGCGCCCTTGCCGGTCATGGAGGTCTCGGCGACCTTCCGGAGCAGCTCCTCGTCGTCGGTGTCGACGTTCGAGGCGATGTCGTCGACCTCCTCACGAGCCTGTTCCGAGGCCATGTGGAAGCCCTTGATGATGGCCGTCGGGTGGATGTCCTGTTCGAGCAGGTTCTCGGCGTTCTTCAGGAGTTCGCCCGCGATGGCGACGGCGGTCGTCGTCCCGTCGCCGGCCTCGTCCTCCTGTGTCTCGGCGACCTCGACGATCATCTCCGCCGTCGGGTTGTCGATGTCCATCTCCTCGAGGATGGTGACGCCGTCGTTCGTGACGGTGACGTCGCCCATCGAGGAGACGAGCATCTTGTCCATCCCTTTCGGGCCGAGCGTCGAGCGCACGGCCTCCGATACCGCGCGGGCCGCCTGGATGTTGTACGACTGCGCGTCCTTGTCCTGCACGCGCTGACTGTCCTCACCGAGGATGATCATGGGCTGCCCCATGCGCTGTCGCTGGCTCATGTTCGCTTCGAACGTTGCTGGCGGTTCTATATAAAGGTTCCAGATTAGCGTTGTGAACAGCTATCACGAACCACACACGATATCGGCCGAAAACACCGGACTCGGCGAGTGTATATCGAGCGAGCCGACACGACCGACGGCCGGTCGGCGGCGCGAATCGGACTATCCTTTATACTGTTCGGCCGAACCACCGCCGGACGCCCGCGGCCCAGTCCACTCTCACTCGACGGGTTCGCGCCACGTCACCCGGACCGTCCCGACGGCGAACCCGTCGCGGGAGTCGGTGTCGCGGCAGATCTTGATGGTGTTCTCGCCCTCCAGCAGCGTCGCGCCGTTCAGCACGTCCATCCAGCACTGCCACCCCGACGAGGGCGGGATGTCGAACCCCGACAGCTCCTCCCCGTTGATGAGAACTTCGTGTCCGTAGGAGTCGACGTCGAGTGCCTGCACGGTAACGTACCCGTCGACGGCCCCGTCGACGGGCACCTCGAAGGTGTGTTCGGTCGACTCGTCGCCGACGAACTCCGCCCAGGGGACGTCGAGGGCGCTCTCGTGGTCGGCGAGGAGTTCGCCGAACTCCACGAGGGCGTAGTTGCTCCGGTAGCGTTCGCTCATACCACGTCGTTTCGGGCCAGTCACAAAGAATGGACGGATGACGAGTTCCGACTGCTCGCTGGGGACGTGAGTTCGGCAGAAGCGCGGTCGCAGCGAGCTGCTCCCTGCTCTGCATCACTGCGTTCTGCAGAACGCCGGGACAGGGATTTGGACCACGCCCGGACTGCTCGCTTCGCTGCGCGGTCCGGTCTACCTCAAATCCTTCGTTGCGTTTCCGCTGCTCGCGAGTTGCTCGCAGTGAGAAACGCTGGGACAGGGATTTGAACCACAGTCGCTCCCGTTCGCTCGCTGTGCTCACGGCTCCGCCGTTCGCATTCGAGGTCGCGAGCGACCTCGCTTCTCTCACCTCCCGCTCCCTGATTCAAACCCCTGTTGTAGAGATTCGACTCCTCACGTCCGTTCTCGCCGAATCGTGCTGCGATTCGGCTGACAGTCGGAACGCTCAGCGTTCCGACGATGTCGTCAAAATACGCCGGGACAGGGATTTGAACCCTGGATCCCAGAGGGAACACGCTTTCCAGGCGTGCGCCTTACCACTCGGCCATCCCGGCTCAGATGGAGTTACCGGAATGGGACGGATAAGTCCTTCTTTCCGCCCCCGGCCGAGGGATTATCCCACCCGCGCGAGAACCGCGGGTATGGCGACACTGACAGACGGCGACGAGGGCAAGATTCTGGTCGACGCGAACGGCGACGACATCGGCATCGTCACCGCAGTCACCGACGACGTGGCGCTGGTCGACCCCGAACCGGGGTTCGTCGAAGGGCTGCTGGCCGCGTTCGGCCGTACCGACCGCGACAGCGACGACATCGAGGTGCCCCACGAGGCCGTCCAGACCGTGACCGACCGCGAGGTCCGACTGCGCGACTCGCTCTGAGTCGGCGCGTTCCTCCTACGGTCCCGCGACGTACGTCAGCAGCGTCGTCACCGCGAACACGGCGACGGTGCCGACGACGACGACTGTCAGCGGGAGCGTGCCGAACTCCAGCAACTGGTAGCCCTGCGCGAGGACGAGAAACGCGAGGGCGGCGATGACGCCCCACAGGAGCGCCGCCTTGGCCGCCGTGCGGCCGGGCGACGCCGTTGGGTCGCCCGCGTCGCTCGCCTCGCCGGGCGCTCGCGGTTCGGTCGGGTCGGTCGCGGCTGCCGATTCGGTCGAGTCGCCCGGTTCAGTCGGGGCTGTCGGGTCCGTCCGGTCGTCCGTGTCGTCGGCCCGGGGCGGTCGCTCCTGTCTGCCTGCGCCGTCCCGGCCGTTCGACTCCCGGTGCTCGTCGGGCACGCGACTCACTCCAGCGTGGCGATGGCCTCTACCTCGACGCCGACGCCCTTCGGGAGCGCGCCCGCCTGCACGGCGCTCCGGGCCGGCGGTTCGTCCTCGAAGTACGTCGCGTACGTCTCGTTCATCTCGTCGAAGTCGTCGATGTCCGCGAGGAACACCGTCGTCTTGAGCACGTCCGACAGCTCGGCACCCGCCTCCGCGAGCACCGCCTCGACGTTGTCGAGCGCGAGTTCGGTCTGCTCGGCGATGGAGGCGTCCGCCTTCGACTCGCCCTCGGGCGTGAACGGAATCTGCCCCGCGGTGAACACGACCGACCCGTTCGTCGTCGCCTGGCTGTACGCGCCCACCGCCGCCGGTGCCTCGTCGGTACTGACGATGTCCTTCATCGGACGGGGGTGCCACGGGCGCGAGCATAAAACCCGGCGGGTCACGGGGGAACGGCGGCGCGAGCGAGTCGGGGATGCTGACGGTCACCTCGCCCCGGACCGTCCGAAGAGGCGAACGGTTACACCGACGCGGCCGGAGGTGCGCGTATGGTCACGAACGTCGCCGTCGCCTGTCAGGGCGGCGGCAGTCACACCGCCTTCACCGCCGGGGCGTTACGCGAACTGCTCCCGCCGCTCCACGCCAGCGACGACCACCGACTCGTCGGCCTCTCGGGCACGTCGGGCGGTGCGCTCTCGGCGCTCGCGGCGTGGTACGGCCTCCAGCGCGAGGGACCAGACCACGCCGGCGACCTCCTCCGGCAGGCGTGGCTGGACCTCAGCGCGGACTCGGCGGTCGACTGGTGGGCCAACGAGGTGACCGTGGCCAGCGCTCGGCTGGCCAACGGCGGCGCGGCGGTTCCCGAGGTCAGCCCGTACTACACGCCAGTGGCGCTGTGGGGCCAGCGGCGCATCCGCGAGGTGCTCGACGAACTCGTCTCGTTCGACGAACTCGCGGCGCTCGCCGAGGACGACGGCGTCCCCGAACTGTTCGTCGGGACGGTCGACGTCAACGGCGGCGAGTTCGAGACGTTCCAGGCAGACGCGGTGACGCCCGACGTGATGCTCGCCTCCATGGCGGTCCCCGAACTGTTCCACGCCGTCCGGATGAACGGCCACGCCCACTGGGACGGCCTGTTCTCGCAAAACCCGCCCATCCACGAGTTGATGACGGTCCCACCCGCCCGCAAGCCGGACGAACTCTGGGTGCTCCAGATCAACCCCCAGCAACGCGAGGAGGTCCCCACCTCGATGACCGACATCGCCGACCGGCGCAACGAACTGTCGGGGAACCTCTCGCTCAACCAGGAGCTCCGGTTCGTCGAGCAGGTCAACCGGTGGCTGGAGGCGGGCTACCTCCCGGAGGACCGGTTCGCGCACACGGAGATACACCGTATCGGTCTCGGACGGTCGTTCGGCCTCAGTTCGAAGCTCGACCGCTCGCCGCGGTTCGTCCGACAGTTGCTCGACCTGGGCGAGAGACGCGCGAGCGAGTTCCTCGACGGGCACGAGGACCTCGACGCCGAGCCATAGTCACCGCCAGTACCACGGTTCGACGCCGCTCAGACCAGAATCTCGACCGGGTAGCCGTGCTCTTCGAGAGCGTCGACGAGTCGGTCGACGTGGTCGTGCCCGCGCGTCTCGAGGTCGATCTCGACCTCGGCGCTCCCCATCCCGATGTCGCGGGCGGTCCGGTCGTGCTGGATGCCGTAGATGTTCGCGCGCTGGTCGGCGATGACCCGCGACAGCTCGGTCAGGGTCCCCGGCTGGTCCTTCAGGACGGTCCGGATGCGGAGGTAGCGCCCGCTCTCGATGAGGCCGCTCATCAGCACCGTCGTCAGGACGTTCGGGTCGATGTTGCCGCCACAGATGAGCGGGACGACGACCTCCCCCTCGGTCGTCGCGAACTTGCCTTCGAGCGTCGCGGCGAGACCGGCCGCGCCTGCGCCCTCCGCGAGCAGTTTCGAGCGTTCCAGCAGGTTCGTGATGGCCATGGCTATCTCGCGGTCGGAGACGGTGACCACCTCGTCGACCCGTTCGCGGATGACCTCGAACGTGCGCTCGCCGACCTCGCGCACCGCGATACCGTCGGCGATGGTGTCGACGCTGTCGACCTCGACCGGGTGCCCCTTGTTCAGGGCGTCCGCGACCGTCGAGGCCCCCTCGGCCTGGACGCCGACGACGCGGATGTCCGGGTCGAGCCCTTTCACGGCCGTCGCGATGCCGGAGATGAGGCCCCCGCCGCCGATGGGGACGACGACGGTGTCCACGTCGGGGAGGTCCTCGACGATTTCGAGGCCGATGGTGCCCTGCCCGGCCATCACGTCCTCGTCGTCGAACGCGTGGAGGTAGAACCGCCCCTCCTCGCGTTCGAGTTCGTGGGCGCGCTCCTGGGCCTCGTCGTAGTCCTTCCCGTGGAGGACGATGGACGCGCCGTAGCCCTCCGTCGCCTTCACCTTCGAGATGGGCGCGTTCTCGGGCATCACGATTTTCGCGTCCACGCCGGCCCGCGTCGCGGCGAGGGCGACGCCCTGCGCGTGGTTACCTGCACTGGCGGTGACGACGCCCGCTTCGCGGCGGTCGTCGGAGAGCGTCGCGATGCGGTTGGTCGCCCCGCGGATCTTGAACGCGCCGGTGCGCTGGAACTGCTCGCACTTGAGGTAGACGTCGGCGTCGATGTACCGCGAGAACGTGTTCGAGTACTGGATGGGGGTGTGCGTCGCGGCGTCGCCGATCCGCTCGCGCGCCGCCCGCACGTCCGAGAGCGAGAGCATGAGCGAACGTTTCCGGGGGAGCCCCTATGCCTTTTGCAACGGCCGTCGCTCGGCGGGTGGGGGAAACGCTCCGGAAGGGAACCGGAGCGTGTGACAGTCTTCGCAACGACTGACGAGGGCATAAAGGCCAGCCATGTGCAGTGAAAGTGAAATCGCACCACTCGGCGGCTTCGTTCTCGAAATCCGACGGGTGCTTCACACTCCAACGGTCGCGTGCACCTCCCGGTCGGTCGGCGTCACACCACGCTGACCGACGTCCCTCACTCCTCCTCGGCGTGGACCCGCACGTCCTGCTCGCGGAGGTACCGCGTGACGCGGTCCGCGAACGACCCCTCTCCCGGCCACGTCGCGTCGGCCTCCAGTCGGTCCGGGTCGCCGACGTACACCGCACACTGGCCGTTCGGACCGGGCACCGACGCCCGGACATAGAGGTCCCGGTCGACCCCCTCGTAGGCGTCGAGCGTCCGGACGTTCGGCGTCCGAAGGATGCGCCCTACAGTCTCGCCGCCGGGCGCGAGCGTCGGGTAGGCACCCTCGACGGGGTGACAGCCAGCCAGCGTCGCGTCGGGGCCGAACGTGAACGAGTCGAGGACGTCCGAGACATTCTCCGGGTCGGTGAGCGTGCCGTAGACGAAGACGTTCATGGGTGGTCCACGGGACCGGTCGTCAAAAACGGCAACCCTGAAACCCCTCGGTCCGAAGCGAGCGTCGTGTCGACTGGGAGCCTGCGGGCGGTCTGGACGCGCGTGTTCTCGCTGGCCTGGCCGGTGATGGCCGAGCAGACGTTCCGGACGCTGATGCGCACGACGGACATCGTCGTCACGGCGGCCATCTCACCCGTCGCCGTCACGGCCATCGGTCTCGCGGACCTCTACTCCCGGTTCCCGCTGTGGGTCGGCCTCGGGATGGGCGGGGGTGCTATCGCGCTCTCAAGTCAGGACACCGGCGCGGCCGACGCGCCTGCCGAGGGCGCCGAACGCGACGAACCGTCTGACGGTGCACCGAACCGACCGAAGACCGACGACGCGGACCGCGCGACCGGGACCGTCGACGAGACGACGGCCGACGTGGTCACGCGGGCGGACGCCAACCGCGACCAGGCCATCTCGGCGGCCGTCCTCCTGGGAATCGTGCTCGGCGTCCCGTTCGCCGTCTTCGGGTGGTACTTCGGCGACGCGGCCATCGCACTGCTCGGAGCGCCCGCCGAGGTCGCTCGCCTGGGCGGGCAGTACCTCGCCGTCATCTTCCTGACCGCGCCCGCCCGGCACGTCTCGCTCGTCGCCGCGCGGTCGCTCCAGGGCACCGGCGACACCCGAACCCCGATGTACGTCAACGTCGTCGCCAACGGCCTCAACATCTCCGCGAGCGCGATTCTCGGGCTGGGCCTGTTCGGCGTCCAGCAGTACGGCGTCCTCGGCGTCGGCGTCGCCACCGCGGCGGCGAACGTGCTGACCGCGACCACGCTCTGTCTCGCCCTGCTGACCTCGTGGTCGGAAGCGAACCTCGTCGTTCCCACCGACCCGGTCGTCTTCCGGCAACTCGTCGCGGTCAGCGCCCCCAGCGTCGCCGAGGGCCTGCTCTCGACGCTCGCGGAGTTCCCGTTCAACGCCATCCTGCTCGGGTTCGGGACCGAGGTCAACGCCGCGTTCCAGGTCGGGCGACGCGTCTACCAGCAGGTGACGAGTCCGCTCGGCCGGGGCTACAACGTCGCCGTGAGCGTCGTCGTCGGGCAGGCGCTCGGCCGGGGCGAGGCCGAGGAGGCGCGCTACCTCGGCTGGGCGACGGCCGCGCTCGGCGTCGTCACCGTCGGCGGCATCGGCCTGTTGCTGGCCGTCTTCGCACCGCGGCTCGTCGCGCTGTTCACCGACGACGCGGAGACGGCCCGCTACGCGGTCCAGTTCGCCCGCGTCTACGGCCTGACCGCGCCGTTCCTCGTCTGCTTCGTCGTCCTGCAGGGGGCGCTCCGGGGAGCCAGCGAGACGCGCGTCCCGCTGGTCGCTCGCACGACGGGGCTGTTCGGGTTCATGGTCGGGGGCACGTACCTCGGGGGCGTCGTCTGGGACTACGGCGTCCTCGGCGCGTACGCCGGGCTCTCGCTCAGCTACGTCTGGATGGCGCTCGTCGTCGGGACGAGCTTCCACCGCGGCGACTGGGCGGGCCGGGCGACACGGATGCTCGCCGACCGCGGCTCGACGCAGGAAACCGACGACTGAAGGGAGCGAGGGCGCACCCTCTCGGAGGCACCGCCGAGAGCCTCACGTGAGCGCCATCGCGCCGCCGACGATGCCCGCCACCGCCAGCAGGCGGACGACGGTGCCGAGGAACGCGGCGACGGCGAACTTCGCGTAGTTCATCTCCAGCACGCTGAACGCGTAGATGATGGCCGTGTCGGGGAGGAACGGGATGGCGAGTCCGACGCCCAGACCGAGGTAGCCGTAGCGGGTCATCAGGTCCGTCGGCACCGCGTTCTGGAGGGAGACCACGGTCGGTAGCTGTCCGAACAGGCGGTCGAACACGCCGGTCCGGGCACCGTTGCCGACCCGGAGCGCGACCAGACTGCCCACCGCCTTCCCGGCGCTGCTGGCGACGACGAGGAGGGCGAGTTCGGTCAGCGGGTCGAACCCCAGGTCGAGCGGGATGGCGAGCACGAGTTCGCCCGGAAACGGGAGGACGGCGGCGACCAGCAGCGAGTACACCGCGGCGACCAGCAGCCCCATCGGACCCGTCACCTCGTGGATGAGCGCCTCGATCACCTCGGGGACGGGAATCATAGCTAGGAGGGAGCGTCACCGTCGCCTAAGTGAACTGGCTATCAGTATTGGCGACCCGACGACGGCGACGGAATTCGGCGGACTGCTCGGCCTTCGACCGACGGGACTGCGCCCCGTGCCGTGGGTTGATACGTTCGCTCGGTCACAGGAATCGTATGCCGACGGCAGGTGGTCGGGAACGTGACGGCGACAGGAACAGCCACGTCCTCGTGCTTCCGGTGGCGGTGCTCGTCGTTGCCGTCCCCGTCGTGTTCCGGACGTGGTTCGTCGGTGCGCCCGAACTGGTCGTCGCCGCGAGCGGTGGCTACGCGGGGTGTTGTCTCTGTCTCTGGGCGGCCGTTCGGTCGGTGACGCAGTGGCCGAGTCCCGAGGACTATCTCGACTACCTCCTCGTCGTCACGCTCGGCGTGGTCCTCCTGACCGCACAGGCGGGTATCCCGGTCTACAGCTACGTCCACTGGGCGCTGGTCACACCGCTCGTCGGCCTGTTCGCGGCGACGGTGGTCGCGGTATCGACGTTCTCGGCGAGATACCCCGAATCGGACGCGCTCGGGTTCTACGCACTCGTCTTCGGTCCGGTTCTGCTCGGCGGAACCGTCGCGCTGGCGCTCCTCGAATACGGAGTGCGAACGTCCCTCGGCGGCTGAGTCGAGAGACGAACGTCGGAGAAGGGAACCGAAGAGACCGAAAGCGCGGTCGTCGCCTACCGCTCGTCGAGCGGCGTGTAGTCGACGTCCTCGTCGCCGACGTAGCGGGCGCGCGGCCGGATGAGGCGATTGTCCTCGTACTGTTCGAGGACGTGCGCGACCCACCCGGAGACGCGGCTGATGGCGAAGATCGGGGTGTAGATGTCGATGGGGATGCCCATCTGGTAGTACGTCGAGGCGGAGTAGAAGTCGACGTTCGGCGCGAGACCCTTCTCCTCGGCCATGTACTCCTCGATGGTCGAACTCATCTCGAACCACTTGCGGTCGCCGGCGGCCTCGCCGAGTTCCTCCGAACGCTCGCCGAGAATCTTCGCGCGCGGGTCCTTGACGTTGTAGACGCGGTGGCCGAACCCGGCGACGCGACGCCCCTCGTCGAGGGCGGTCTCGATCCAGTCGAAGGCGTCCCGGTCGCTGCCGTCGACCTCCTTCAGCATCCGCATCACGTTGGCGTTCGCGCCGCCGTGGAGGCTCCCCGAGAGCGTCCCGACGGCCGACGTGACCGCCGAGTGCATGTCGGCGAGCGTGCTCGCGGTGACCATCGCGGAGAACGTCGAGGCGTTGAGGCCGTGGTCCGCGTGGAGCACCAGCGCCATGTCGAACGTGTCGGCCATGACGTCCTCCGGCTCCTCGTCGTTGAGCATGTAGAGGAAGTTCGCGGCGTGGCTCAGGTCCTGCCGCGGTTCGACCGGGTCGTCACCGTCGCGGGCGCGGGCGAACGCCGCGAGCGCGGTCGGCAGTTTCGCGGTGAGCCGACGGCCCTTCCGGAGGTTCGCCTCGTAGTCGGTCGGGTCGGCGTCCGCGTCCGGGTCGTACGCCGAGAGGTGGGAGGCGACGGTGCGCATCGCGGCCATCGGCTCCTCGTCCGCCTCGGCGAGCTCCTGCGCCAGTTCGACGATGGCGTCGTCGACGACGCGCTCTTCGGCCATCGACTGCGCGAACGGTTCGAGTTCGTCGCGTGTCGGCAGCTCCCCGTGCCACAGGAGATAGACGACCTCCTCGAAGCTCGCCTCGCGCGCGAGGTCCTCGATGGAGTAGCCGCGGTAGACGAGTTTGCCCGCGTCCCCGTCGATGAACGACAGTTCGGATTCAGCGACGAGGACACCTTCGAGCCCCTTCTTGAGTTCGTCAGCCATGGTCGAGTTTCCCGAGGCGAGTCTAAAAGGATTGTTATACAGGGAAATGCTGAACGC from Halomarina salina carries:
- the thsB gene encoding thermosome subunit beta, which encodes MSQRQRMGQPMIILGEDSQRVQDKDAQSYNIQAARAVSEAVRSTLGPKGMDKMLVSSMGDVTVTNDGVTILEEMDIDNPTAEMIVEVAETQEDEAGDGTTTAVAIAGELLKNAENLLEQDIHPTAIIKGFHMASEQAREEVDDIASNVDTDDEELLRKVAETSMTGKGAELNKEVLGRLIVDAVRAVTVEGPEGENVVDLDFVNIETQTGRSAGESELLEGAVIDKDPTHPDMPSSVEDAKALLVNEPIEIEETDADASLSLDSPDQLQSFLDQEEEQLKEKVQQIVDTGANVVFCQKGIDDLAQHYLAKEGILAVRRVKKSDIKFLKEVLGARIVSDLDSATEADLGQGSVTRDDADELFYVEGSDDEAHGVTLLLRGSTDHVVDELERGITDALDVVAQTVSDGRVLAGGGAIEVELARRLRDYADSVEGREQLAIEAFADSLELIPRILAENAGLDSIDTLVDLRAAHEDGRVTAGLNVFSGDVEDTFEAGVVEPAHAKEQALSSATEAANLVLKIDDIIAAGDLSTEGDGDEGGAPGGMGGMGGMGGMGGMGGAM
- a CDS encoding DUF7383 domain-containing protein; the encoded protein is MSERYRSNYALVEFGELLADHESALDVPWAEFVGDESTEHTFEVPVDGAVDGYVTVQALDVDSYGHEVLINGEELSGFDIPPSSGWQCWMDVLNGATLLEGENTIKICRDTDSRDGFAVGTVRVTWREPVE
- a CDS encoding Rid family detoxifying hydrolase, which translates into the protein MKDIVSTDEAPAAVGAYSQATTNGSVVFTAGQIPFTPEGESKADASIAEQTELALDNVEAVLAEAGAELSDVLKTTVFLADIDDFDEMNETYATYFEDEPPARSAVQAGALPKGVGVEVEAIATLE
- a CDS encoding patatin-like phospholipase family protein → MVTNVAVACQGGGSHTAFTAGALRELLPPLHASDDHRLVGLSGTSGGALSALAAWYGLQREGPDHAGDLLRQAWLDLSADSAVDWWANEVTVASARLANGGAAVPEVSPYYTPVALWGQRRIREVLDELVSFDELAALAEDDGVPELFVGTVDVNGGEFETFQADAVTPDVMLASMAVPELFHAVRMNGHAHWDGLFSQNPPIHELMTVPPARKPDELWVLQINPQQREEVPTSMTDIADRRNELSGNLSLNQELRFVEQVNRWLEAGYLPEDRFAHTEIHRIGLGRSFGLSSKLDRSPRFVRQLLDLGERRASEFLDGHEDLDAEP
- the ilvA gene encoding threonine ammonia-lyase; translation: MLSLSDVRAARERIGDAATHTPIQYSNTFSRYIDADVYLKCEQFQRTGAFKIRGATNRIATLSDDRREAGVVTASAGNHAQGVALAATRAGVDAKIVMPENAPISKVKATEGYGASIVLHGKDYDEAQERAHELEREEGRFYLHAFDDEDVMAGQGTIGLEIVEDLPDVDTVVVPIGGGGLISGIATAVKGLDPDIRVVGVQAEGASTVADALNKGHPVEVDSVDTIADGIAVREVGERTFEVIRERVDEVVTVSDREIAMAITNLLERSKLLAEGAGAAGLAATLEGKFATTEGEVVVPLICGGNIDPNVLTTVLMSGLIESGRYLRIRTVLKDQPGTLTELSRVIADQRANIYGIQHDRTARDIGMGSAEVEIDLETRGHDHVDRLVDALEEHGYPVEILV
- a CDS encoding gamma-glutamylcyclotransferase family protein, with product MNVFVYGTLTDPENVSDVLDSFTFGPDATLAGCHPVEGAYPTLAPGGETVGRILRTPNVRTLDAYEGVDRDLYVRASVPGPNGQCAVYVGDPDRLEADATWPGEGSFADRVTRYLREQDVRVHAEEE
- a CDS encoding MATE family efflux transporter; protein product: MAEQTFRTLMRTTDIVVTAAISPVAVTAIGLADLYSRFPLWVGLGMGGGAIALSSQDTGAADAPAEGAERDEPSDGAPNRPKTDDADRATGTVDETTADVVTRADANRDQAISAAVLLGIVLGVPFAVFGWYFGDAAIALLGAPAEVARLGGQYLAVIFLTAPARHVSLVAARSLQGTGDTRTPMYVNVVANGLNISASAILGLGLFGVQQYGVLGVGVATAAANVLTATTLCLALLTSWSEANLVVPTDPVVFRQLVAVSAPSVAEGLLSTLAEFPFNAILLGFGTEVNAAFQVGRRVYQQVTSPLGRGYNVAVSVVVGQALGRGEAEEARYLGWATAALGVVTVGGIGLLLAVFAPRLVALFTDDAETARYAVQFARVYGLTAPFLVCFVVLQGALRGASETRVPLVARTTGLFGFMVGGTYLGGVVWDYGVLGAYAGLSLSYVWMALVVGTSFHRGDWAGRATRMLADRGSTQETDD
- a CDS encoding VTT domain-containing protein is translated as MIPVPEVIEALIHEVTGPMGLLVAAVYSLLVAAVLPFPGELVLAIPLDLGFDPLTELALLVVASSAGKAVGSLVALRVGNGARTGVFDRLFGQLPTVVSLQNAVPTDLMTRYGYLGLGVGLAIPFLPDTAIIYAFSVLEMNYAKFAVAAFLGTVVRLLAVAGIVGGAMALT
- the citZ gene encoding citrate synthase, with protein sequence MADELKKGLEGVLVAESELSFIDGDAGKLVYRGYSIEDLAREASFEEVVYLLWHGELPTRDELEPFAQSMAEERVVDDAIVELAQELAEADEEPMAAMRTVASHLSAYDPDADADPTDYEANLRKGRRLTAKLPTALAAFARARDGDDPVEPRQDLSHAANFLYMLNDEEPEDVMADTFDMALVLHADHGLNASTFSAMVTASTLADMHSAVTSAVGTLSGSLHGGANANVMRMLKEVDGSDRDAFDWIETALDEGRRVAGFGHRVYNVKDPRAKILGERSEELGEAAGDRKWFEMSSTIEEYMAEEKGLAPNVDFYSASTYYQMGIPIDIYTPIFAISRVSGWVAHVLEQYEDNRLIRPRARYVGDEDVDYTPLDER